From a region of the Tistrella bauzanensis genome:
- a CDS encoding TRAP transporter large permease, whose amino-acid sequence MSANIILIGAFLLLLLLGTPIAVALGLSGVAGILTGLDQYALGTVGTNTYNSIAKYPLIAIPLFVLTGVIFERSGVARRLVEFAAYFVGPRRGGLAVVAIVVCMIMGGMAGSGPADAAAVATVMIPSMRRAGYPNAFSASVIAAAASTAILIPPSIALIVYGVMVPGTDIRALFAAGLTPGLLAGIFIAIPTLIISRKHGFGATEAGDAGPKRRFMDIFIQALPGLMAPVIILGGLRSGLFTPTETAVVAVFYGIFIGLFVYRELRFRDIYKAMAESAETSAVIMLIIALAGIFAWAGGTLGAFDSAANALLSITDNGWVILAAIMVILLFAGMLLDGVSIYLITLPLIIPVAQTYDWNLTWLGVLMALNIAIGQFTPPVAVNLIVTARIARVPIESTVPWVIWMVLSMVVLLGLMMAVPDIALWLPKALGYVV is encoded by the coding sequence CTGTCGGCCAATATCATCCTGATCGGCGCCTTTCTGCTGCTGCTGCTGCTGGGCACGCCGATCGCGGTCGCCCTTGGCCTGTCGGGCGTCGCCGGTATCCTCACCGGGCTCGACCAGTACGCGCTGGGCACGGTTGGCACCAACACCTATAACAGCATCGCGAAATACCCGCTGATCGCGATCCCGCTGTTCGTGCTGACCGGCGTCATCTTCGAACGCTCGGGGGTCGCGCGCCGTCTGGTCGAATTCGCCGCCTATTTCGTCGGCCCGCGTCGTGGCGGGCTGGCGGTGGTCGCCATCGTGGTCTGCATGATCATGGGCGGCATGGCCGGCTCCGGCCCCGCCGATGCGGCCGCGGTCGCGACGGTGATGATCCCCAGCATGCGCCGCGCCGGCTATCCCAACGCCTTTTCGGCCAGCGTCATCGCGGCGGCGGCCTCCACCGCCATCCTCATTCCACCCTCGATCGCGCTGATCGTCTATGGCGTGATGGTGCCGGGCACCGATATCCGGGCGCTGTTCGCGGCCGGGCTGACGCCGGGCCTGCTGGCCGGCATCTTCATCGCCATCCCCACCCTGATCATCTCGCGCAAGCATGGCTTCGGCGCCACGGAAGCCGGTGATGCCGGCCCGAAGCGGCGGTTCATGGACATCTTCATCCAGGCCCTGCCGGGGCTGATGGCGCCGGTGATCATTCTGGGTGGCCTGCGTTCGGGCCTGTTCACCCCCACCGAGACCGCGGTCGTGGCGGTGTTCTACGGCATCTTCATCGGCCTGTTCGTGTATCGGGAACTCCGCTTCCGCGACATCTACAAGGCCATGGCCGAAAGCGCCGAGACCTCGGCGGTGATCATGCTGATCATCGCGCTGGCCGGGATCTTCGCCTGGGCCGGCGGCACGCTGGGGGCTTTCGACAGCGCCGCCAACGCGCTGCTGTCGATCACCGACAATGGCTGGGTGATCCTGGCCGCGATCATGGTGATCCTGCTGTTCGCCGGCATGCTGCTCGACGGGGTGTCGATCTATCTGATCACCCTGCCGCTGATCATTCCGGTGGCCCAGACCTATGACTGGAACCTCACCTGGCTGGGCGTGCTGATGGCCCTGAACATCGCCATCGGCCAGTTCACGCCGCCGGTCGCGGTCAATCTGATCGTCACCGCCCGGATCGCCAGGGTGCCGATCGAATCCACCGTGCCCTGGGTGATCTGGATGGTGCTGTCGATGGTGGTGCTGCTAGGCCTGATGATGGCCGTGCCCGACATCGCACTCTGGCTGCCCAAGGCTCTGGGTTATGTCGTCTGA
- a CDS encoding TRAP transporter small permease, which translates to MASSPVQDDEPEAVRDVDRPAVSGRVEEVLAAAAMAGICVISFGNVVVRYATNASFAATEEISIFLLVFMTMIGASLAFTRGGHIRITAIVDRLPRTARISVMMLTHALTLIMFALVAWYGTKLTLDEWEFGETSPALGYPSWIYTVWLPLISLAIIARVIGRARREWRAHKTDAMLTDPATGDDVLPGDAADPTGAKRGTSA; encoded by the coding sequence GTGGCCTCCAGCCCCGTGCAAGATGACGAGCCCGAAGCCGTCCGCGACGTCGACCGCCCGGCCGTCAGTGGCCGTGTGGAAGAGGTTCTGGCCGCTGCCGCGATGGCCGGCATCTGCGTGATCAGCTTCGGCAATGTGGTGGTGCGCTATGCCACCAATGCCTCATTCGCCGCCACCGAGGAAATCTCGATCTTTCTTCTGGTCTTCATGACCATGATCGGTGCTTCCCTGGCCTTTACCCGTGGCGGCCATATCCGCATCACCGCCATCGTCGATCGTCTGCCACGCACCGCCCGCATCTCGGTGATGATGCTGACCCATGCCCTGACCCTGATCATGTTCGCGCTGGTCGCCTGGTATGGCACCAAACTGACATTGGATGAGTGGGAATTCGGCGAAACCTCGCCGGCGCTGGGTTATCCGAGCTGGATCTATACCGTGTGGCTGCCGCTGATCTCGCTGGCGATCATCGCCCGGGTCATCGGCCGTGCGCGGCGCGAATGGCGCGCCCACAAGACGGATGCGATGCTGACCGATCCGGCCACCGGCGACGACGTGCTGCCCGGTGATGCCGCCGATCCGACCGGTGCCAAGCGGGGGACCAGCGCATGA